In the Ensifer adhaerens genome, one interval contains:
- a CDS encoding autotransporter domain-containing protein: protein MSKPAFRSSQRTSTDVSFGETAAVLSGTVGWRHAFGDLVPTSTLAFVGRDAFTVGGAPIARDAALVEAGIDFKVAPTETFGVNYTGQIASGVSDHGVNAKLKVSF, encoded by the coding sequence ATGTCGAAGCCGGCCTTTCGAAGCAGCCAGCGCACGTCGACCGACGTTTCCTTCGGTGAAACGGCGGCGGTTCTGAGCGGCACCGTTGGCTGGCGTCACGCCTTCGGTGATCTCGTGCCGACCTCCACTCTCGCCTTTGTCGGTCGGGATGCGTTCACCGTCGGCGGGGCGCCGATTGCCAGGGACGCGGCGCTCGTCGAGGCTGGCATCGACTTCAAGGTCGCGCCGACCGAGACCTTCGGTGTCAACTACACCGGTCAGATCGCCTCGGGCGTCTCCGATCATGGCGTCAACGCCAAGCTCAAGGTGAGCTTCTAA
- a CDS encoding TIGR03862 family flavoprotein, protein MGQKNIAIVGGGPSGLMAAQVLAERGHAVTVYDGMPTVARKFLLAGKSGLNITHSEPYAAFAERFGNASPRLRAALDAFTPDDIRQWAADLGTRTFVGSSGRVFPEVMKASPLLRAWLKSLESRGVRILTRHRWTGFEGSALAFETPDGKTLVSVNATLLALGGASYPRLGSDAAWVSWLEKRGVSVAKFQPANCGFDVDWSEPFRDRFAGAALKGVTATSEAGTVPGEFVVSKSGIEGSLVYAHTSALRNRLSQGEPAELAVDLAPGRTVEKLAKDLGRFDSKTSFSNRLRKGAGLEGVKAAVLRELSPDAARLAPPDLAALIKALPIPVLRPRPIAEAISSAGGVTWAALDDSYMLKALPGTFIAGEMIDWEAPTGGYLLTACFGTGRAAARGIDRWLGQSA, encoded by the coding sequence ATGGGACAAAAGAACATCGCCATTGTAGGCGGCGGGCCAAGCGGGCTGATGGCCGCGCAGGTGTTGGCGGAGCGCGGCCACGCGGTCACCGTCTACGACGGCATGCCAACGGTCGCGCGCAAGTTCCTGCTCGCGGGCAAGTCGGGGCTGAACATTACCCATTCCGAACCCTATGCTGCCTTTGCCGAGCGCTTCGGCAACGCCTCGCCGCGACTGCGCGCAGCGCTGGACGCCTTCACTCCGGACGATATCAGGCAATGGGCGGCAGACCTCGGAACCAGGACCTTCGTCGGTTCCTCGGGCCGTGTCTTTCCCGAGGTGATGAAGGCCTCGCCGCTGCTTCGCGCCTGGCTCAAGTCGCTGGAAAGCCGCGGCGTTCGCATCCTGACGCGGCACCGCTGGACTGGCTTTGAGGGCAGCGCGCTCGCGTTCGAAACCCCAGACGGCAAGACGCTTGTCAGCGTAAATGCAACATTGCTTGCGCTCGGTGGCGCCAGCTATCCGCGCCTCGGATCGGATGCCGCCTGGGTTTCCTGGCTGGAAAAGAGGGGTGTGTCCGTCGCGAAATTCCAGCCCGCCAATTGCGGTTTCGACGTCGACTGGAGCGAACCCTTCCGCGACCGCTTCGCCGGCGCGGCGCTCAAGGGCGTCACTGCGACGTCGGAGGCCGGCACCGTCCCCGGCGAGTTTGTCGTCAGCAAGAGCGGTATCGAAGGTAGCCTCGTCTACGCCCACACGAGCGCGCTTCGCAACCGCCTGTCTCAAGGCGAACCTGCCGAACTGGCGGTTGACCTCGCGCCCGGGCGAACCGTTGAGAAACTGGCGAAGGATCTCGGCCGATTCGACAGCAAGACCAGCTTTTCCAACCGCTTGCGCAAGGGGGCCGGGCTTGAAGGCGTGAAAGCTGCCGTGCTGCGCGAGCTTTCGCCTGATGCAGCGCGTTTGGCGCCACCCGATCTTGCTGCCTTGATCAAGGCGCTGCCAATCCCGGTGCTACGCCCGCGCCCGATCGCCGAGGCCATCTCCTCGGCCGGCGGTGTGACCTGGGCGGCGCTCGATGACAGCTACATGCTGAAGGCACTGCCCGGCACCTTCATTGCCGGTGAGATGATCGATTGGGAAGCGCCGACCGGCGGCTATTTGCTCACTGCCTGCTTTGGCACCGGCCGCGCCGCCGCGCGGGGCATCGATCGCTGGCTCGGCCAATCGGCTTAG
- a CDS encoding pyridoxal-phosphate dependent enzyme — MTKDVLKTAARAVRARQRIRSFIYETPLIPSRAVGQQTSTTVLFKAENLQLTGSFKIRGAASKMTSLPRDQQVITASSGNHGIGAAHAASAIGQKLTVVLPEIVKPAKLERIRAYGVNVVLHGSETGLAEQHAQRRAATEKLGYVSPYNDPEIIAGQGTIALELLEQAERIDNVFIAMGGGGLISGIGSVLKSFSPHTRVIGVSAANSAALAASMKAGRVVETEHLDTLADAVAGGLDGDSVTLGLAIAVVDEVVTCTEAEITAAMRDLLLGEHMLVEGAAALALAGFRQIADRCTGQTNVILLCGGNVDGASVLPSLLG; from the coding sequence ATGACCAAAGACGTCCTCAAAACGGCCGCGCGCGCTGTCCGCGCACGCCAGCGCATCCGATCCTTCATCTACGAGACTCCGCTTATCCCGTCTCGCGCGGTCGGACAGCAGACATCCACGACGGTGCTTTTCAAGGCGGAAAACCTGCAACTGACCGGCTCCTTCAAGATCCGGGGCGCTGCGAGCAAGATGACCTCGCTGCCAAGGGACCAGCAGGTGATCACCGCTTCCTCCGGCAACCACGGCATTGGTGCTGCCCACGCAGCAAGCGCGATCGGCCAGAAGTTGACGGTCGTACTGCCCGAGATCGTCAAACCGGCAAAGCTGGAGCGCATCCGCGCTTACGGCGTCAACGTCGTCCTCCACGGTTCAGAGACCGGGCTTGCCGAACAGCATGCGCAGCGGCGGGCTGCGACCGAGAAACTCGGCTACGTCTCGCCCTACAACGACCCGGAAATCATCGCCGGACAAGGCACGATCGCGCTTGAACTCCTGGAGCAGGCCGAACGCATCGATAATGTCTTCATCGCCATGGGCGGCGGCGGACTGATCAGCGGCATCGGCTCGGTGCTGAAGAGCTTCAGCCCGCACACCCGCGTCATCGGCGTCTCCGCGGCAAATTCGGCGGCGCTCGCGGCCTCGATGAAGGCTGGCCGGGTGGTCGAAACCGAGCACCTCGACACGCTCGCCGATGCCGTCGCCGGTGGTCTCGACGGAGACAGCGTGACACTCGGGCTTGCGATAGCCGTCGTCGATGAGGTCGTGACCTGCACGGAAGCTGAGATCACAGCCGCGATGCGCGACCTGCTTCTTGGCGAGCACATGCTGGTCGAAGGGGCGGCAGCTCTGGCACTTGCCGGCTTCCGGCAGATCGCAGACAGATGCACCGGCCAGACCAATGTCATCCTGCTCTGCGGCGGGAATGTCGACGGCGCCAGCGTGCTGCCTTCGTTGCTTGGCTAG
- a CDS encoding ornithine cyclodeaminase family protein: protein MIVVGREKLASLPLLTLAAPAIRDAYIAVTDGRANLPPVGYLPLSGRNADCHIKYGYIEGDPIFVVKIASGFYDNPAKGLPSSNGMMVAVSSETGDVVAVLDDKGLLTDLRTGIGGAIATMALWRKNARSIGIVGTGTQARIQIRALAALSDRPLRFTVWGRSMERANAVLADLVELVPIAATTDLEMLCRQSDAIVTTTPSKEPLIRSDWIAPGTHITAMGADAPGKQELETALAARADRLFVDLAEQCLDHGELSAAARAGLISANRCVALGAVLSGAAEGRCSDRDITIADLTGIATQDIAIARTVLDELGLLGHPQGTTA, encoded by the coding sequence ATGATTGTCGTCGGCCGTGAGAAACTCGCCTCCCTGCCGTTGCTGACCCTCGCCGCACCGGCCATCCGCGACGCCTATATCGCCGTCACCGACGGCCGGGCCAACCTGCCGCCGGTCGGCTACCTGCCGCTTTCCGGCCGCAATGCGGATTGCCACATCAAATACGGCTACATCGAAGGCGATCCGATCTTCGTCGTGAAGATCGCCTCCGGTTTCTACGACAATCCGGCCAAGGGACTGCCGTCGAGCAACGGCATGATGGTCGCAGTATCCTCGGAGACCGGCGACGTGGTGGCCGTGCTCGACGACAAGGGCCTGCTCACCGATCTGCGAACCGGCATCGGCGGCGCGATCGCGACCATGGCGCTCTGGCGCAAGAACGCCCGATCGATCGGGATCGTCGGCACCGGCACGCAAGCGCGCATCCAGATCCGCGCGCTTGCCGCGCTCTCGGATCGTCCACTGCGGTTCACGGTTTGGGGGCGATCCATGGAACGGGCAAACGCCGTGCTTGCCGATCTCGTAGAGCTTGTTCCCATCGCGGCGACAACCGATCTTGAGATGCTCTGCCGCCAGTCCGATGCGATCGTAACGACGACACCATCGAAGGAGCCGCTGATCCGATCGGACTGGATCGCGCCTGGCACCCATATCACCGCCATGGGCGCGGACGCACCCGGCAAGCAGGAGCTCGAAACTGCCCTCGCTGCCCGCGCCGACCGCCTCTTTGTCGATCTCGCCGAGCAATGCCTGGACCATGGCGAACTCTCCGCGGCGGCGCGCGCCGGGCTGATCAGCGCGAACCGCTGTGTCGCGCTCGGCGCAGTCCTTTCCGGTGCGGCCGAAGGCCGGTGTTCGGATCGGGACATCACCATCGCCGACCTCACAGGGATCGCGACGCAGGACATCGCCATCGCCCGCACCGTGCTCGATGAACTTGGCCTGCTCGGCCACCCGCAAGGAACAACCGCATGA
- a CDS encoding adenine deaminase gives MSDIREFIRAASGTGGKATLAICGGRLVNVVSEEIYQADVAIYGERIIAVGDISDYIGPETKIVDATGKYLAPGMIDGHLHVECSKMSLTSFAKAVVPLGTTSIVTGLDQIIVVGGPAAAREFLDEAKQTPLRVFWGAPCKTPYTMPRSTVGHYFSPADHQATHHWPECVGIWETVREFIQEEDADVLAALELAEKSRLPVLGCCPMTRGARLNGYQQSGVRADHESYTPEEMLEKLRAGMHVVVRESSISHFLADNLRIVTEMGAKALRRISFCTDDVVASDILKRGHLDNMVRMAIAMGISPMAAIQMATINGADALRIDDKVGSISPGRAADILLVDDLRNFNIETVVAKGEVVARDGKMAIELTPPERSVALLNSVKVKPLQPGDLKVAYAGAGDTAEAMAIAVTPEKIFVRTRRDVTLEVKDGKVLADPARDVQYVTVVERYGKTQNRPVAFASGFGLKEGAIASSTAPDDNNIICIGADLEDMRIAINHLIANNGGQVVVRNGKVEAFLHLPIGGIVSDIEPAEMAALEDQLDDAARALGCPLPWPFMYMFVLQITAIPEYAITDLGVVDCVRLKVISPFSPASGDERAEAAE, from the coding sequence GTGAGCGATATCAGAGAATTCATTCGCGCCGCGTCCGGCACCGGCGGCAAGGCAACCCTGGCGATCTGCGGCGGTCGCCTGGTCAACGTCGTTTCGGAAGAGATCTATCAGGCCGACGTCGCCATCTATGGCGAACGCATTATCGCCGTCGGCGACATCTCCGACTATATCGGGCCCGAGACGAAGATTGTCGACGCCACCGGCAAGTACCTGGCACCGGGCATGATCGACGGGCATCTGCATGTCGAATGCTCGAAGATGTCGCTGACGAGCTTTGCCAAGGCCGTCGTGCCGCTTGGCACCACCTCGATCGTCACCGGTCTCGACCAGATCATCGTCGTCGGCGGCCCCGCCGCCGCACGCGAGTTTCTCGACGAAGCCAAGCAGACGCCGCTTAGGGTATTCTGGGGCGCGCCGTGCAAGACGCCCTACACCATGCCGCGTTCGACCGTCGGCCACTATTTCAGCCCGGCCGATCACCAGGCGACGCATCACTGGCCGGAATGCGTCGGCATCTGGGAAACCGTGCGCGAATTCATCCAGGAGGAAGACGCCGACGTTCTAGCGGCGCTGGAACTCGCCGAAAAGAGCCGACTGCCGGTGCTCGGCTGCTGCCCGATGACCCGGGGCGCGCGGCTCAACGGCTACCAGCAGTCCGGCGTGCGCGCCGACCACGAGAGCTACACGCCGGAAGAAATGCTCGAAAAGCTGCGGGCCGGCATGCATGTCGTGGTGCGTGAATCCTCGATCTCGCACTTCCTCGCCGACAATCTGCGCATCGTCACGGAAATGGGTGCCAAGGCGCTCCGCCGCATCAGCTTCTGCACCGACGACGTGGTCGCGAGCGACATCCTGAAGCGGGGCCATCTCGACAACATGGTGCGCATGGCGATCGCCATGGGCATTTCGCCGATGGCGGCGATCCAGATGGCGACGATCAACGGCGCCGATGCGCTCCGCATCGACGACAAGGTCGGCTCGATCTCCCCCGGCCGCGCCGCCGACATCCTGCTCGTTGACGACCTGCGCAACTTCAACATCGAGACCGTCGTCGCCAAGGGCGAGGTGGTCGCCCGCGATGGCAAGATGGCGATCGAGTTGACGCCGCCCGAGCGCAGCGTCGCCCTTCTCAACTCGGTCAAGGTGAAACCGCTCCAGCCGGGTGACCTCAAGGTCGCCTACGCCGGCGCCGGCGACACGGCCGAGGCCATGGCAATCGCCGTCACACCGGAAAAGATCTTCGTGCGCACCCGCCGCGACGTGACGCTGGAAGTCAAGGACGGAAAGGTGCTCGCCGATCCCGCAAGGGACGTGCAATACGTCACCGTTGTCGAACGCTACGGCAAGACGCAGAACCGCCCGGTCGCCTTTGCTTCCGGTTTCGGGCTCAAGGAAGGGGCGATCGCCAGTTCCACGGCCCCGGACGACAACAACATCATCTGCATCGGCGCCGATCTCGAGGACATGCGTATCGCCATCAACCACCTGATCGCCAACAATGGCGGCCAGGTCGTGGTCAGAAACGGCAAGGTCGAAGCCTTCCTGCACCTGCCGATCGGCGGCATCGTCTCCGACATCGAACCGGCCGAGATGGCGGCGCTGGAAGACCAGCTCGACGATGCGGCCCGTGCGCTCGGCTGCCCGCTGCCCTGGCCCTTCATGTACATGTTCGTGTTGCAGATCACCGCGATCCCGGAATATGCGATCACCGATCTCGGTGTCGTCGACTGCGTCCGGCTGAAGGTGATTTCGCCGTTTTCGCCCGCAAGCGGAGACGAGCGCGCCGAAGCCGCGGAATAG
- a CDS encoding amino acid ABC transporter permease, translating into MTRHIQPGPFGPGPVSRLRTWIGPLPLQQFALFVGVLFLFAFLGHNTAESMHRMGLTPGFAFLSHQANFEIGESVLPYSAGDSYARALAAGIANTVKVAIIGCLLATVLGVALGIARLSGNLLLASFVHGYVELLRNTPLLLQLFLWSAIIHALPPPRGAYTFLGGVYLSNRGVYLPSLSVEGLPAALWLSAVVLAVLSALILSRRLFAGSAFYLPKSAGAVLGALALCYLTLSSLGFAASVEIPAKGGFNIRGGLSLTPEFAALLIGLVVNASASISEIVRSGIQSVKSGQWEAARALGLKPPQILRLVVLPQALRVITPLMISSFMDLTKNSSLAVAIGYPDLVSVANTTANTTGQALEAIIIIGAVYLTISLAVSAIMNLYNRRVVLRGEGKR; encoded by the coding sequence ATGACACGCCATATCCAACCGGGCCCTTTCGGGCCCGGACCTGTCTCGCGGCTGCGCACATGGATCGGGCCGCTGCCGCTGCAGCAATTCGCGCTTTTTGTCGGCGTACTTTTCCTATTCGCTTTTCTTGGCCATAACACCGCCGAGAGCATGCACCGGATGGGGCTGACGCCGGGTTTCGCCTTTCTCTCCCATCAGGCCAATTTCGAGATCGGCGAAAGCGTTCTTCCTTACTCGGCCGGCGACAGCTATGCCCGGGCGCTCGCCGCCGGCATCGCCAACACGGTCAAGGTCGCAATTATCGGCTGCTTGCTTGCGACCGTGCTCGGCGTCGCGCTCGGCATCGCGCGGCTCTCGGGCAACCTGCTGCTCGCGAGTTTCGTCCATGGCTATGTCGAGCTTTTGCGCAACACCCCGCTGTTGCTGCAACTTTTTCTCTGGAGCGCGATCATTCACGCGCTGCCACCGCCGCGCGGCGCATATACGTTCCTCGGCGGCGTCTATCTCAGCAACCGCGGCGTCTATCTTCCGTCGCTCTCGGTCGAGGGGCTACCGGCGGCTCTCTGGCTTTCGGCGGTGGTGCTGGCTGTCCTCTCGGCGCTCATTCTCTCCCGTCGGCTGTTCGCGGGCTCGGCCTTCTATTTGCCGAAATCCGCCGGTGCAGTGCTTGGCGCGCTTGCCCTCTGCTACCTCACACTTTCCTCCCTCGGCTTTGCGGCATCGGTAGAGATCCCCGCCAAGGGCGGCTTCAACATTCGCGGCGGCCTGTCGCTGACGCCGGAGTTCGCTGCCCTGCTGATCGGTCTGGTCGTCAACGCCTCGGCCTCGATCTCCGAAATCGTGCGCAGCGGTATCCAGTCGGTGAAATCGGGCCAGTGGGAAGCGGCCCGGGCACTCGGGCTGAAGCCCCCGCAGATCCTGCGTCTCGTCGTGCTGCCGCAGGCGCTTCGGGTCATCACGCCGCTGATGATTTCGAGCTTCATGGATCTGACGAAGAACTCGAGCCTCGCGGTCGCGATCGGCTACCCCGACCTCGTCAGCGTCGCCAACACGACGGCCAACACCACGGGTCAGGCGCTCGAAGCGATCATCATCATCGGCGCTGTCTACCTGACGATCAGCCTTGCGGTTTCAGCCATCATGAACCTCTACAACCGACGCGTGGTCCTGCGCGGAGAAGGAAAGCGATGA
- a CDS encoding helix-turn-helix transcriptional regulator gives MPPELRPYCLVCDAIALLFQPYAEVVLHDLATGTVVHIAGNFSKREIGDPSLLSEIGFREGDAIIGPYEKVNWDGRSIKAISAVLRDTADKAIGVLCINADVSDFHAALRTLNALVRVPVDADKPESLFREDWHERVNEYVQQWTAARGLTISTMSRTDKQELVIALSSNGAFGGKNAASYISRILGMGRATVYKYLSQGSAP, from the coding sequence GTGCCCCCAGAACTCCGCCCCTATTGCCTGGTCTGCGACGCGATCGCCTTGCTGTTCCAGCCCTACGCTGAGGTTGTGCTGCACGATCTGGCGACTGGAACCGTCGTCCACATCGCCGGCAACTTCTCCAAGCGCGAGATCGGCGACCCCTCGCTGCTGAGCGAAATCGGATTCAGGGAAGGCGATGCGATCATCGGCCCCTACGAAAAGGTCAACTGGGACGGCCGGTCGATCAAGGCGATCAGCGCGGTCTTGCGCGATACGGCCGACAAGGCGATCGGCGTGCTCTGCATCAACGCCGACGTTTCGGACTTCCATGCAGCACTCCGCACGCTGAATGCGCTCGTCCGCGTTCCCGTCGACGCCGACAAGCCGGAGAGCCTGTTTCGGGAGGACTGGCACGAACGCGTCAACGAATATGTCCAGCAGTGGACGGCTGCCCGCGGGCTGACGATTTCGACGATGAGCCGCACCGACAAGCAAGAACTTGTCATCGCCCTTTCGTCAAACGGCGCCTTCGGCGGCAAGAATGCAGCCTCCTACATCTCGCGCATCCTCGGCATGGGCCGCGCGACCGTCTACAAATATCTGAGCCAGGGGAGCGCGCCATGA
- a CDS encoding ABC transporter ATP-binding protein produces MAFTRFALRGGAFRSVLGFTWTHWKAQPVRISVILGMVLLSTLADVLTPLYSGRLVDAVVSGSATDQVAWNAAIAAFWMLMALSLGAILLRHLTFLGVTDLTLKMMADIASAAFYRIQRFSTDWHANSFAGSTVRKVTRGMWALDLLNDTLLVALFPSVVMLVGSTVLMSFYWPIMGVIIGIGSIIFIVVTILLSLGYVAPMASLANRWDTKLGGALADAVSCNIVVKGFGAEGREDARLAKVLAKWRDRTRRTWIRGTTNGTTQGAMLLVLRAAVIGFALLLWARGQATAGDITFVLTSFFILQGYLREVGQHIRNLQRSINDMEELVDIHGQSLGIDDRADAKPIRITDGRIEFRDVTFHYGAHRKPLYDRFSVTIREGERVGLVGHSGSGKTTFVKLIQRLHDLKAGEIRIDGQDIASVTQTSLRQQIAIVQQEPILFHRSLSENIAYARPNATQSEIEKAAKLASAHDFITALPKGYGTLVGERGVKLSGGERQRIAIARAFLADAPILILDEATSSLDSESEVLIQQAMERLMLGRTTLVIAHRLSTVRALDRLLVFDHGRIAEEGTHDALIRLDGGIYRGLFERQALELTKGLVLNDQ; encoded by the coding sequence ATGGCTTTTACTCGTTTTGCCTTGCGCGGCGGTGCGTTCCGCAGCGTTCTTGGTTTCACTTGGACTCATTGGAAGGCGCAGCCTGTCAGGATCAGCGTCATCCTCGGCATGGTCCTTCTGTCGACGCTCGCCGATGTCTTGACGCCGCTCTATTCGGGTCGGCTCGTGGATGCCGTCGTCTCCGGCTCGGCGACCGATCAGGTCGCCTGGAATGCGGCGATCGCCGCATTCTGGATGCTGATGGCGCTTTCGCTGGGCGCGATCCTGCTGCGTCACCTCACCTTCCTGGGCGTTACGGACCTGACGCTCAAGATGATGGCGGACATTGCGTCGGCGGCGTTCTATCGCATTCAGCGTTTCTCGACCGACTGGCACGCCAACAGCTTTGCCGGTTCGACCGTGCGCAAGGTGACGCGCGGCATGTGGGCGCTCGACCTGTTGAACGACACGTTGCTGGTGGCGCTCTTCCCGTCCGTCGTGATGCTGGTCGGTTCGACGGTGCTGATGTCGTTCTACTGGCCGATCATGGGTGTCATCATCGGTATCGGCTCGATCATCTTCATCGTGGTGACGATCCTCCTGTCGCTCGGATATGTCGCGCCGATGGCAAGCCTCGCCAACCGCTGGGACACCAAGCTCGGCGGTGCGCTAGCCGATGCGGTGAGCTGCAACATCGTGGTCAAGGGCTTCGGCGCCGAAGGTCGCGAGGACGCGCGCCTGGCCAAGGTTCTCGCCAAGTGGCGGGACCGCACGCGCCGTACCTGGATACGCGGCACCACCAACGGCACGACGCAAGGGGCCATGCTGCTCGTCCTGCGTGCGGCGGTGATCGGCTTTGCGCTGCTTCTGTGGGCGCGGGGTCAAGCAACTGCGGGTGACATCACCTTCGTGCTCACCTCGTTCTTCATCCTGCAGGGGTACCTGCGTGAAGTCGGCCAGCACATTCGCAACCTGCAGCGCTCGATCAACGACATGGAAGAACTCGTCGACATCCATGGACAGTCGCTCGGGATCGACGACAGGGCGGATGCCAAGCCGATCCGGATCACCGACGGCCGTATCGAATTCAGGGATGTGACGTTCCACTACGGCGCGCACCGCAAGCCGCTCTATGACCGGTTCTCGGTAACGATCCGGGAGGGCGAGCGCGTCGGTCTCGTCGGGCATTCGGGCTCGGGCAAGACGACCTTCGTCAAGCTGATCCAGCGCCTGCACGACCTGAAGGCCGGCGAGATCCGGATCGACGGTCAGGACATCGCATCGGTGACGCAGACGTCGCTGCGCCAGCAGATCGCGATCGTGCAGCAGGAGCCGATCCTGTTCCACCGGTCGCTTTCCGAGAACATCGCCTATGCGCGGCCGAACGCCACGCAGAGCGAAATCGAGAAGGCGGCGAAGCTTGCAAGCGCGCACGACTTCATCACGGCGCTGCCGAAAGGCTATGGCACCCTGGTGGGCGAACGCGGCGTCAAGCTATCGGGTGGTGAACGTCAGCGAATCGCCATTGCGCGCGCGTTTCTCGCGGATGCACCGATCCTGATCCTCGACGAGGCGACCTCGAGCCTCGACTCGGAATCGGAAGTGCTGATCCAGCAGGCGATGGAGCGGCTGATGCTCGGACGAACGACGCTGGTGATTGCGCACCGACTCTCGACGGTCCGGGCGCTAGACCGGCTGTTGGTCTTCGATCACGGTCGGATCGCCGAGGAGGGTACGCATGACGCGCTGATCCGTCTCGACGGCGGCATCTACCGCGGTCTCTTCGAACGCCAGGCGCTGGAGCTGACCAAGGGACTGGTATTGAACGACCAGTAG
- a CDS encoding amino acid ABC transporter permease, which yields MSQIELAPPVAPDWHRWRQGLFSGWTNGLVTLVTLAAILWLALPFFRWAVINAVWSGTSADCAKETAGACWAFVGAKFRFMLFAFFPPPLQWRPALVIALIAALLTISALPRFWSFRLVPVWLLALLGVWLLMAGTAGLEPVSTNHWGGLPITLAVSIAGLAFAFPIALLLALARQSDMGIVRCLAIAFIEVLRGVPMIAVLYVVMLIVPMALPSGAAVDKLLRAQIGVTLFFSAYLAEVIRAGLQVIPAGQREAALSLGLGRIQMLRLVVLPQALTAVIPAIVNLSIGIVLNTSLLAVIGIYDLLNATKTSATDPTWLGFYSEAYIFAALVYFAICFTGSRYSLWLEGKLNGSNRH from the coding sequence ATGAGCCAGATCGAACTTGCGCCGCCCGTCGCACCCGACTGGCACCGTTGGCGCCAGGGCCTCTTCAGCGGCTGGACCAACGGCCTCGTCACGCTTGTGACACTCGCTGCAATCCTCTGGCTCGCGCTTCCCTTTTTCCGCTGGGCCGTCATCAATGCCGTCTGGTCGGGCACATCAGCCGATTGCGCCAAGGAAACGGCGGGCGCCTGCTGGGCCTTCGTCGGCGCCAAGTTTCGGTTCATGCTCTTCGCGTTCTTCCCGCCGCCGCTGCAATGGCGCCCGGCGCTGGTGATCGCCCTCATTGCAGCGCTCCTGACGATCTCGGCCCTTCCCCGCTTCTGGAGCTTCCGCCTGGTGCCGGTCTGGCTGTTGGCGCTTCTCGGCGTCTGGCTGCTGATGGCGGGCACGGCCGGCTTGGAGCCGGTATCGACCAATCATTGGGGCGGGCTGCCCATCACGCTTGCCGTCTCGATCGCCGGCCTCGCCTTCGCCTTTCCGATCGCGCTGCTGCTGGCGCTTGCCCGGCAATCGGACATGGGCATCGTGCGATGCCTGGCAATCGCCTTCATCGAAGTGCTGCGCGGCGTGCCGATGATCGCCGTTCTCTATGTGGTCATGCTGATCGTGCCTATGGCGCTGCCGAGCGGTGCAGCCGTCGACAAGTTGCTCCGCGCCCAGATCGGCGTCACCCTGTTCTTCTCCGCCTATCTCGCCGAAGTCATCCGCGCCGGCCTGCAGGTGATCCCGGCGGGCCAGAGGGAGGCGGCCTTGTCGCTTGGCCTCGGCCGGATCCAGATGTTGCGGCTGGTCGTGCTACCGCAGGCGCTTACTGCCGTCATCCCGGCGATCGTCAACCTCTCTATCGGCATCGTGCTCAACACCTCGCTGCTTGCGGTCATTGGCATCTACGATCTTTTGAACGCCACCAAGACCTCGGCAACCGACCCGACCTGGCTCGGCTTCTACAGCGAGGCCTATATCTTCGCGGCTCTGGTCTATTTCGCCATCTGCTTCACCGGTTCGCGCTACAGCCTATGGCTCGAGGGCAAGCTCAATGGTTCCAATCGCCACTGA